DNA sequence from the Butyricimonas faecalis genome:
ATTATTTACGGGAAAGTGGTACGTCGGTTGGATGCGAAGAAGGCGTAAATATTATTAAACCTCTTGTTATTCTTAAAAGTTATTGCGTAATTTGTGTAACATAAAAAAGTGCTACACAAATTACGCAATAATTATCTTGTTCGTAATGAGGAATATTCAAGGATTAATGCTCTTGTCGTAGCTTTCGGTTTTGTAAAAAATTTCAAATTCTTTGTTAGTTTTGTGGGAACGATAAAAAAATATGAGGACGATTATAGATTTATTTGAAAGAAGTTGCGAAAAGTTTCCGAATAACCCGTATTTATGGGAAAAGAAAAAGGGGAGGTTTGCGGCTACATCATATATAGAGGTAAAGCGAGAGGTTTTGAACTTCGCGAGTGCATTATGTCAACTGGGGATGAACAGGGGTGATCGGGTTGCATTGTTAAGTGAAGGATGTAATGATTGGGTATATTCAGAGTTAGGAATGCTATATGCCGGAGGCGTGAACGTGCCGCTATCTATTAAGTTGACGGATAACGAGATCGTTTTTCGGGTGGAACATTCTCAAGCTCGTTTTTTGATCGTGTCTGCAAACTTTTTGAGTCGTGTTCGAGGAATTGAAGGGCGCATGGGAGGGGTGGAAAAGATTATCGTACTACATTCAGATATAAATGAAGGGAAATACGTGTCATTTGAGCAGTTGCAACGAGAAGGGGAAAGTTGGCGGGGAGAACATGAGAAGTTGTTAAATGCTCGAATTCATGCCGTGACGGAGGATGACCTGGTAAACATTTCTTATACTTCGGGGACGACGGCAGAGCCCAAAGGGATCATGTTGTCCCACCGGAATTACGTGACGAACGTATTGCAATCAGATTCCTTGATACAAATCCCGGCATATTACCGGATATTGTTGTTTTTGCCATGGGATCATAGTTTTGCCCACACGGTGGGGCTTTACTCCTTCATGTATAACGGGGCCTCGTTGGCTTCTGTCGATTACGGGCAATCGGGAATGGAGTATTTGCGTAATATCCCGGTGAATTTACAGGAGGTGAAACCTCATATATTATTGAGCGTTCCAGCCTTGGCGAAGAATTTCCGAAAGAATATAGAGGCGGGAATCAAAGCGAAAGGACGCTTTACGGATAAATTTTATCAATTGGGATTGAAGATGGCTTATTCGTATAATGGTTTCGGGGATGATCGTGGAAGGGGATGGAAGGTGTTACTGAAGCCTTTGGTGAAGTTATGGGATACCCTCTTGTTCTCGAAACTTCGGAAACAGGTGTTTGGCGGGAATCTTCGTTTCTTCGTGGGCGGAGGTGCTTTGCTGGATATTGAATTGCAGCGATATTACGCGGCTCTAGGCATTCCGATGTTTCAGGGATATGGATTATCGGAGGCTTCTCCCGTAATCAGTTCTAACACGCCCGCTCGTTATCGTTTCGGCTCTTCGGGGATATTGGTAAAACCGATGGATTTGAAAGTTTGTGACGAGGAGGGGCGGGAATTACCTCAAGGACAAAAAGGAGAGTTGTGGATAAGAGGAGGAAACGTGATGGCCGGTTACTGGCGAAACGAGAAAAGTACGGCCGAGACGATCGTGGACGGTTGGCTGCATACCGGTGATTTGGGATATCTGCATCCTGATGGCTGGTTGTACGTGTTGGGACGTTTCAAGTCCTTGTTGATCGCGAATGACGGGGAGAAATACAGCCCGGAAGGGATCGAGGAAACTATTGCCGAACAATCGAAATATATAGATTCCTGTATATTGTATAATAATCAATCCCCGTACACGGTCGGGTTGATTGTCCCGAATAAGATGGCCTTGCGGGAGTATATGGAGAAACAGAATATTGAACCGGACTCCATGGATGCTTACCGGGTAATGTTGAAAAAGATCCAGGGTGAGCTGATGGCCTACCGGGTAGGAGGGAAACACGCTCATTTATTTCCAGAAAGGTGGTTGCCTGCAGTCGTGGCCGTGTTGCCGGAGGTGTTGAGTGAACAGAACGGCATGATAAATTCGACCATGAAAGTGGTAAGAGCTAAAGTTTATGACCGATTTAAAGAAGAAATCGATTATCTTTACACCCCGGAAGGGAAAGAGATTACGAATAAACGTAATATTCAGAATTTAAAGCAATTAATGTCCTAAATTGGAAGTCTGGAAGTGTCGTCATTTTCAATTTTCAATTTTCAATTTTCAATTATTATGAAGCGTCGATCTACAAAGCAGGTTAAGGTTGGAGAAATATATATTGGGTCGGAGTACCCGGTCTTGGTACAATCCATGTTAAATACCGATACGATGAACACGGAGGCTTGCGTGGAACAAGCTATACGGATTATCGAGGCGGGAGGAAAGTTGGTGAGGATTACGGCTCCCGGGGTGAAGGAAGCCAAGAATCTGGAAAACATTCACGCGGAGTTACGTCGGAGAGGTTACACGACCCCGCTTTCTGCGGATATTCATTTTAACCCGGAGGCGGCGATTGAGGCTGCCAAACATGTGGAGAAGGTGCGTATCAATCCGGGAAATTTCGTGGATAAACGGGCTACTTTTAAGACTCTGACTTACACGGACGAGGAATATGCCGCGGAGTTAGAGCGTTTGCGTGAAAAGTTCACGGCATTTCTGGACGTGTGCCGAGAATACGGGACGGCGGTACGGATAGGTACAAATCATGGTTCCTTGTCTGACCGGATTATGAGTCGTTACGGGAATACACCTGCCGGGATGGTGGAGGCAACCATGGAATACCTGCGGGTGTGCCGGGATGAGAAATTTGATGATGTCGTGATTTCCTTGAAATCGAGTGATTGTCGGGTGATGGTTGAGGCGGTACGTTTGCTTGTGAAAGAAATGGAGAAAGAGGGAATGAATTACCCGTTGCACCTGGGTGTGACGGAAGCCGGGGAAGGAGAGGACGGAAGAGTCCGGTCGGCCGTGGGTATCGGTACGTTATTGAACGAGGGATTAGGCGATACGATCCGGGTGTCCTTGACGGAAGAGCCGGAACAGGAGATTCCCGTGGCAAATCTTTTAAATGAGATCTGTTGTTTGCAGGATGTGAAGGCTGAACCGAGGCACTTGGAAGGGCATTGTTCTCATCCCGTGATTGTTGCGGATATATCTAAGGTGGAATGTCTTGACGAGGCAGTAATGGCCGGGTTGGATTTTCACGTGGCGACGGAGAATGATCCCGTGTATGGTGATATGCTGCAAGGAGGAATGCGGGCTCCGGAGATGATCTATACTGAAGCCTTGGGACCGGAGTTGACGAAATTACCGGATTCGGTGACCGTGGTGGTTCCTTTTGATAGCTTGGATATTGCCCACGTGTATAACCGTAAGGCGGTTGCCTTGATGGATGCCAAAGATTTCGTTCGTCTATCGAAAACCGTGGAGGGAGACTGTATTCTCGTGGAGATACATGATGGAGAAATGATAGATGCTGATCTTGCTAGAAAGTTGGAACAGGAGAAAAATGCGATCGTGGTGTTGAATCCTGATGTTCCCTCCTGTACCTTGTTCCGTTTGTACTTGGGAGAGTTGGAACGTTTGGGGATAATGAATCGGGTAATTGTACGAGCCGTGCTGAATGAACCGGATGTCAACAGGTTGAGTTTGTGGATGGCTGCTCATTTGGGAGGTTTATTTCTTGACAGGTTGGTTTATGGTTTGTGGTTGTCATGTCCCGACATCCCGGATAGGTTCTACGGGGTACATTTGAGCCAGGATATATTGCAATCGGCAGGAGTGCGTCGATATAAAACGGAATTTATCAGTTGTCCCGGATGTGGGCGGACATTATATAATTTGCAGGAGTCCGTGGCGAGAGTGAAGAAGACGTTTGCTCATCTAAGCCGTTTGAAGATTGCCGTGATGGGTTGTATCGTGAACGGACCCGGTGAAATGGGGGATGCGGATTATGGTTACGTGGGTGCCGGAAACGGGAAAGTGAATCTGTTCCGGGGGAAAGAAATGGTACGTGTGGCTGTACCGGAGGAAGAAGCCATTGAGGCGTTGAAACAATTAATAAAAGAGAACGGAGATTGGAATGAATAATACAAGAGATACCGCACCTTTAGTTTTAGGTACAGAGAAGATCGGGAAATTATTGATGCGATACGCTATCCCGGCAATTATTGCCATGACGGCATCTTCACTTTACAACATGGTGGATAGTATATTTATCGGCCATGGAGTAGGACCATTGGCCATTGCGGGGTTGGCGATTACATTCCCGTTTATGA
Encoded proteins:
- a CDS encoding AMP-dependent synthetase/ligase; the protein is MRTIIDLFERSCEKFPNNPYLWEKKKGRFAATSYIEVKREVLNFASALCQLGMNRGDRVALLSEGCNDWVYSELGMLYAGGVNVPLSIKLTDNEIVFRVEHSQARFLIVSANFLSRVRGIEGRMGGVEKIIVLHSDINEGKYVSFEQLQREGESWRGEHEKLLNARIHAVTEDDLVNISYTSGTTAEPKGIMLSHRNYVTNVLQSDSLIQIPAYYRILLFLPWDHSFAHTVGLYSFMYNGASLASVDYGQSGMEYLRNIPVNLQEVKPHILLSVPALAKNFRKNIEAGIKAKGRFTDKFYQLGLKMAYSYNGFGDDRGRGWKVLLKPLVKLWDTLLFSKLRKQVFGGNLRFFVGGGALLDIELQRYYAALGIPMFQGYGLSEASPVISSNTPARYRFGSSGILVKPMDLKVCDEEGRELPQGQKGELWIRGGNVMAGYWRNEKSTAETIVDGWLHTGDLGYLHPDGWLYVLGRFKSLLIANDGEKYSPEGIEETIAEQSKYIDSCILYNNQSPYTVGLIVPNKMALREYMEKQNIEPDSMDAYRVMLKKIQGELMAYRVGGKHAHLFPERWLPAVVAVLPEVLSEQNGMINSTMKVVRAKVYDRFKEEIDYLYTPEGKEITNKRNIQNLKQLMS
- the ispG gene encoding (E)-4-hydroxy-3-methylbut-2-enyl-diphosphate synthase, translating into MKRRSTKQVKVGEIYIGSEYPVLVQSMLNTDTMNTEACVEQAIRIIEAGGKLVRITAPGVKEAKNLENIHAELRRRGYTTPLSADIHFNPEAAIEAAKHVEKVRINPGNFVDKRATFKTLTYTDEEYAAELERLREKFTAFLDVCREYGTAVRIGTNHGSLSDRIMSRYGNTPAGMVEATMEYLRVCRDEKFDDVVISLKSSDCRVMVEAVRLLVKEMEKEGMNYPLHLGVTEAGEGEDGRVRSAVGIGTLLNEGLGDTIRVSLTEEPEQEIPVANLLNEICCLQDVKAEPRHLEGHCSHPVIVADISKVECLDEAVMAGLDFHVATENDPVYGDMLQGGMRAPEMIYTEALGPELTKLPDSVTVVVPFDSLDIAHVYNRKAVALMDAKDFVRLSKTVEGDCILVEIHDGEMIDADLARKLEQEKNAIVVLNPDVPSCTLFRLYLGELERLGIMNRVIVRAVLNEPDVNRLSLWMAAHLGGLFLDRLVYGLWLSCPDIPDRFYGVHLSQDILQSAGVRRYKTEFISCPGCGRTLYNLQESVARVKKTFAHLSRLKIAVMGCIVNGPGEMGDADYGYVGAGNGKVNLFRGKEMVRVAVPEEEAIEALKQLIKENGDWNE